From Toxorhynchites rutilus septentrionalis strain SRP chromosome 2, ASM2978413v1, whole genome shotgun sequence, a single genomic window includes:
- the LOC129767649 gene encoding uncharacterized protein LOC129767649, with amino-acid sequence MMVILLLSILIASVAAVRDPRCKVYDEGDKSITLPHRDDCTKFHTCDVQGNALEMKCPPSTYFSADLGVCTFDRSGCAATNSDDSKHHNLSSENCPNLPHGTTFPKADDCSSYIVCLKGEAHIIQCPKGLFFDRNSNKCKLKRDVECTISLEIAPPAPILPLPNVPLVPASPELLNPGLPAAPVPPLTESLVDASENTVRNPDTVIIPQDPRCQQQQYDPESPIMLNHANDCTKYIVCVGDFAVEKQCPEGQHWSADNNWCDYASRAKCMLL; translated from the exons ATGATGGTGATTTTACTACTATCAATTCTAATCGCATCCGTAGCAGCCGTAAGGGATCCACGCTGTAAAGTATACGATGAGGGCGATAAGTCGATAACGTTGCCGCACAGAGACGATTGCACTAAGTTTCACACCTGCGATGTTCAGGGAAATGCGCTAGAGATGAAGTGTCCACCAAGTACCTACTTTAGTGCCGATCTTGGAGTGTGTACATTCGACCGATCAGGTTGCGCCGCTACCAACAGTGACGATAGCAAGCATCACAACTTATCGAGCGAA AACTGTCCAAATCTCCCACATGGAACTACTTTCCCCAAAGCCGATGACTGCTCTTCTTATATAGTTTGCTTGAAGGGTGAAGCTCATATTATTCAATGCCCTAAAGGCCTATTTTTTGATCGAAATAGCAACAAGTGCAAACTAAAGAGAGATGTCGAGTGTACAATTTCACTGGAGATTGCTCCACCAGCCCCAATTCTTCCGTTGCCTAACGTTCCACTGGTTCCCGCCAGTCCCGAACTGTTAAACCCTGGATTGCCTGCAGCTCCTGTGCCACCCTTAACGGAATCACTAGTAGACGCATCGGAGAACACTGTTAGGAATCCTGATACTGTCATAATTCCTCAGGATCCTCGTTGCCAGCAGCAACAGTATGATCCCGAGAGTCCAATAATGCTTAACCATGCAAATGACTGCACAAAGTATATTGTCTGCGTTGGGGACTTCGCTGTAGAAAAGCAGTGCCCCGAGGGTCAACATTGGAGTGCCGATAACAATTGGTGTGATTACGCTTCCCGTGCCAAATGTATGCTTCTGTGA